One segment of Haloplanus natans DSM 17983 DNA contains the following:
- a CDS encoding DUF2249 domain-containing protein, which yields MDRLDIRDLPPSQRHTTIHDAFDELDAGEELIIVNDHDPQPLFYEFRAERDAFDEDGYEVERRGPEEFVATLPKK from the coding sequence CCGACTCGATATCCGCGACCTGCCGCCGAGCCAGCGTCACACGACCATCCACGACGCCTTCGACGAACTCGATGCCGGCGAGGAACTGATCATCGTCAACGACCACGATCCACAACCCCTCTTCTACGAGTTCCGGGCCGAACGCGACGCCTTCGACGAGGACGGGTACGAGGTCGAACGACGCGGCCCCGAAGAGTTCGTGGCAACGCTCCCCAAGAAGTGA